The Diaminobutyricimonas aerilata nucleotide sequence AGCACGTAGCGGTCGCCCACCTTCGTCTCGAGCATCGTGATGCCGTTGTCGGCCATCGCGCGCTTGAGGCCGAGGTTGCTCATGACCGTCGCGACGAGGGTGCGGTCGTTGAGCCGCCCGCGTTCGGCCATCGAGACGGCGAGGATCGCCATGATCTGGTCGCCGTCGACGACCCGACCCTGCGCGTCGACCGCGAGGCAGCGGTCCGCGTCGCCGTCGTGGGCGATGCCGACGTCGGCGCCGTGCTCGAGCACGGCTGCGGCGAGCTGATCGAGGTGGGTCGAGCCGACACCGTCGTTGATGTTGACGCCGTCGGGGTCGGCGCCGATGAGTGTGACCCGCGCGCCGGCGTCGGTGAACACCTGCGGCGAGATGGCGGATGCGGCGCCGTTCGCGCAATCGAGCACGACGTGCAGTCCGTCGAGGCGGTGCGGCAACGTGCCCAGGAGGTGCACGACGTAACGGTCCTCGGCATCCGCGAACCGCGCGATGCGGCCGACGTCGCCGCCGATCGGGGTGAGGTGGTCGGCACCGAGCGCCTGCTCGATGCGATCCTCCACCTCATCCGGCAGCTTGCGGCCGCCGATGGCGAAGAACTTGATGCCGTTGTCGGGCGCCGGGTTGTGCGACGCCGAGATCATGACCCCGAAGTCCGCGCCGAAGTCGGCGACGAGGAACGCCGCCGCAGGGGTGGGGATGACGCCGGCGTCGTAGACGTCGACGCCGGAGCTCGCGAGTCCCGCCGAGACGGCGGCCGTGAGGAACTCGCCCGAGATCCGCGGATCGCGAGCGACGACGGCAGTCGGCCGCCGCCCGGCGGCGCGTCGTGCCTCCGCGGAACGTCCGCGGGTGAGCACGACGGCAGCCGCCTGGGCGAGGCCGAGTGCGAGGTCGGCGGTGAGGTCGCGGTTCGCGAGCCCCCGGACGCCGTCCGTACCGAACAGTCGAGGCATAGGCCGGACTCCCGAAGGAGCCTCGATCAGCGCTTCGAGAACTGAGAGGCCTTGCGGGCCTTCTTGAGACCGGCCTTCTTGCGCTCGATGACGCGGGCGTCACGAGTGAGGAAGCCGGCCTTCTTGAGCGCAGCGCGGTTGTTCTCGCGGTCGATCTCGTTGAGCGCACGGGCGATCGCGAGACGCAGCGCGCCGGCCTGGCCCGAGGGGCCACCGCCGGTGATGCGGGCGATCACGTCGTAGCTGCCCAGGAGATCGAGCACCTTGAACGGGTCGTTGATGAGCTGCTGGTGCAGCTTGTTCGGGAAGTACTCCTCGAGCGTGCGGCCGTTCACCTGGAAGGTGCCGGCGCCGGGCACGAGACGCACACGCGCGATGGCCTCCTTGCGACGACCCACGGCAGCGCCGGGGACGTTGAGGACGGCACGCGGGGTGCGGGGGGCCGAGTCGGCCGGGGTCTCGGTCGAGTAGTTCGACAGAGCGTCGTCGGTGATGGAGTCTGCGATCTTCGCCACGGTAAAAGTCCTTGGTCTCTCGGGCGCTTACTGGGCGACCTGGTCGAACGTGTAGGTCGTGGGCTGCTGGGCAGCGTGCGGGTGCTCGGCACCGGCGTAGACCTTGAGCTTCTTGATCTGGGCACGGCCCAGCGAGTTCTTCGGCAGCATGCCGCGCACGGCCTTCTCGACGGCACGTGTGGGGTGCTTCTCGAGCAGCTCGGTGTAGCTGGTCGCCGTGAGGCCGCCCGGGTAGCCCGAGTGACGGTAGGCCATCTTCTTCTCGTGCTTCGACCCGGTGAGGGCCACCTTGCCGGCGTTGACGATGATGACGAAGTCACCCATGTCCATGTGCGGCGCGAAGGTGGGCTTGTGCTTGCCGCGCAGGATGGCGGCGACGTGGCTGGCCAGTCGGCCGAGCACGACGTCGGTCGCGTCGATGACGATCCAGTTGCGCTGGATGTCCGCCGGCGTGGGCGAGAACGTGCGAGTCACAGGTGTACTGCTTTCTCTCGAGGTGGTCGTGAATCCCGCTCCGGTGGGAGTTCCGTGGGGAACGCCGCGGTGGAGGGCTCGGAGGGTCCGCGAGTGCGGACACAACTTCGTTAGATTAGTCCATCGGCAGGGGATCGGTCAATTGCGGCAGCGTGCGCAGGGCTCGGGTCTGCTCGGCTCGCTCGGCGAGCGCCGCGTCATCCGGGTATCCGACCTCGACGAGCGTGAGCCCTTTGGCGGGCGCGACCTTGAACTCGCTCGTGCGCGCGAGCCCGTCGCGCACCGCGACGAGTCGCTCCGCGTCGAGCTTGTCCTCCCCCACCGCGATGCTCGCCCCGACGAGCGCCCGCACCATGCTGTGGCAGAACGCATCCGCCTCGACCTCGGCGAGGAGCACCCCGGTCGCGTCACGTCGCCACGCGAACCGCTGCAACGAGCGGATGGTCGTGGCGCCCTCGCGCGGTTTGCAGAACGCCGCCCAGTCGTGCAGTCCGATGAGCGCCTCGGCGGCGGCGTGCATCCGCTCGACGTCGAGCCGGGCCGGGTACCAGAGGGTGTGGTTCTGCAGCAGCGGGTTGCGTTCGGCCGCGACGTCCGCCACCCGGTACACGTAGCGGCGCCAGATCGCCGAGAAGCGGGCGTCGAAGCCGGGCGGCGCCGGAGCGACCCGGCTCACGTACAGGTCGCTCGAGAGTCCCGCGATGCCGTTGAGCCGCCGGGCGAGCGCGGCGGGACCGCGCGCCTCGTCCGGTCGCGTCTTGCCGCGCCCCGGGCGGTCGAGCGACGCGAGCTGCTCGGGTGTGAGGTCGAGGTGCGCGACCTGCCCGGTCGCGTGCACCCCCGCGTCGGTGCGGCCGGCGACGGTGAGCGTCAGGGCCGGTCCGTGCCGGCGGAAGACGGTCGCGAGGGCCGCCTCGAGCTCGCCCTGCACGGTGCGCAGCGACGGCTGGCGGGTCCACCCGGAGAAGCCCGTCCCGTCGTAGGCGATGTCGAGTCGCAGCCGCACCGTTCCGCTCTCGATCACCCCGTGAGGATACCGGCGGGATGGGGCAGGATGTCCGCATGATCACGCCCGTGCCGCTGCCGCTCGATCCGATGCTCGCCAAGTCGGTGCCCGCCCTGCCCGACGGCGAGGGGTTCTCGTTCGAACCGAAGTGGGACGGGTTCCGGGCGATCGTGTACTTCGACGGCACGGATGTGGAGATCGGCAGCCGCGGATCGAAGACGCTCACCCGCTACTTCCCCGAGCTCGTGCGGGCCCTCGCCGAGCAGCTCCCTGGCGCGTGCGTGCTCGACGGAGAGGTCGTCGTGCGCTCCGGGGAACGGGGCGCGGAACGACTCGACTGGGAGGCGCTGTCGCAGCGCATCCACCCGGCCGAGACCCGCATCCGGTTGCTCGCCGAGCAGACGCCCGCGTCGTTCATCGCGTTCGACCTCCTCGCGGTCGGCGAGGACTCGTGGCTCGACCGCCCCTTCGGCGAGCGCCGTGCCGAGCTCGAACGGGTCGTCGCGCAGGCGGAGGCGCCCGTGCACCTCACCCGCACGACGACGGATGCGGAGGTCGCGGGTCGTTGGTTCGTCGAGTTCGAGGGTGCGGGCCTCGACGGCGTCGTCGCGAAGCGCCTCGACGGGGTCTACGCGCCGGGCAAGCGCACGATGCTGAAGATCAAGCACGCCCGCACCGCGGATGTGGTGGTCACCGGATACCGGGTGCACAAGAGCGGCGTCGGGGTCGGGTCGCTGCTCGTCGGGTTGTACGGCGATGACGGCGTGCTGCGGAACGTCGGCGGTATCTCGGCGTTCACCGACAAGCGCCGCAAGGAGCTCGTCGACGAGCTCGAGCCGCTCGTGGAGCTCGACGAGAACGGCGACCGTGTCACCGGGGAGGGAGAGCGCAACCGCTTCTCGTCGTCGAAGGACACGAGCTTCGTCGTACTCCGCCCGGAGCGCGTCGTGGAGGTGCGCTACGACCAGATGGAGGGCGACCGCTTCCGTCACACCGTGCAGTTCGAGCGGTGGCGGCCGGATCGCGACGCGCGCTCGTGCGGCTTCGAGCAGCTCGAGGTACCGGTCGCGTACGACCTGGAGGACGTGCTCCGTTAACCGCGGGGTTCTCACATACCGCCGGTCGAGTAGCGACGAAGGAGCGTACCGAGACCCCCACGGCGAACACCCCCGCAACGGGGTCTCGATACGGCGGGCTCCGCCGCGCCTACTCGACCAGCGGGAGTCAGTCCTTGTTGCGGGCGCGGCTCGGCTGCACGCGCATCGGCTCCCCCGGCATCTTCGGGTAGTCCGGCGGGTACGGCATCTCGCCCTGCCCGGCCGCGACATCCCGGTCCCACCACTCGAGCAGCACGTCGATGTCGCCGCGCGTGTCGTTCAAGCCGGCCCACGGGTCCCCGATCGCGCGCAACCGGTCCGGCACCGTGCGAACGGTGTAGCGCTCGGGGTCGGACTCGTCGAGTTCGTCCCACGCGAGCGGGCACGACACGGTGGCCGCGGCGAGCGGGCGGGGACTGTACGCCCCCGCGATGGTGCGGTCGCGCGCCGCCTGGTTGAAGTCGACGAAGACGCGCTCGCCGCGCTCCTCCTTCCACCACGCGGTCGTCACCTGGTCGGGCATCCGCCGCTCGAGTTCGCGTGCCGCGGCGATGACCGCATGCCGCACGTCGATGTAGTCGTGCGTCGGTTCGATCGGCGCGAACACGTGCAGCCCCCGGTTGCCCGAGGTCTTCACGAACGCCTCGAGGCCCGCCTCCCGCAGCACCTCGCGCAGCACCGGCGCGGCAGCGACGGCGTCGCGGTACCCGCGCCCGGGCTGCGGATCCAGATCGATGCGCAGCTGGTCGGGGTGGTCGGAGTCCGATGCGCGCGACGGCCACGGGTGGAACACGACCGTATTCATCTGCGCCATCCACACGGCCGCCGCGGCCTCGTCGATGACGAGCATCGGATGGGTGCGCTTGCTCGGGAAGGTGACGACCGTCGTGCGCACCCACTCGGGCACGCCGCGGGGCGGGTTCTTCGAGAAGAACTGCTCGCCGTCGACGCCGTCCGGGAACCGCTGCAACGCGACCGGACGATCGCCGTTCGCCGCGACGAACGCGTCGCCGACCGCGGCGAGGTACTCGGCGAGCTCCAACTTGGTGATCCCGACCTCGGGCCAGAGCACCCGTCCCGGGCTCGAGATGCGCACCTCGCGGGTGCCGACGGTCAGTGTCACGGCGTCCGATGCCATGCGCTCAACCTACTGGGCGGGGAGCCCGGCCGGAACGGGAACGCCGGATGCGCTCGGGTTAGGCTGTCGGGGTTCCATGACCCCGCACGACCGTTCTCCCTCCGCGGCGCGTGACCTCCCGGTCGCCGCGCCGGGCTCGATGGACCCCGCCGCGGGGCCCTCCCGCATCGGCCGCCTCGCTGGTCTCGACGGACTCCGCGCGCTCGCGGTCACCGGTGTGCTGCTCTTCCACCTGTTCCCCGCGCTGCTGCCGGGCGGATTCCTCGGGGTCGACGTCTTCTTCGTCATCAGCGGCTTCCTCATCACGACGCTGCTCGTGCGCGAGCACACCGCGTCGGGTCGGCGCGGGATCGACGCGGCGTCCCTCGCCCGGTTCTGGGTACGTCGCGCCCGCCGCCTGCTCCCCGCGCTCGCGGTCGTCGTCCTCGTGAGCGGCGCGGTCGCGTTGCTCATCGGCGGCGACTCGCTGCTCGGGCTCGGCTGGCAGATCGTCGGCGCCGCGACGTTCAGCTACAACTGGCTCGCGCTCGCCGACGGCACGAGCTACTTCGAGCAGGGCACACCCGAGCTGTTCCGCATCCTCTGGTCCCTCGCCGTCGAGGAACAGTTCTACCTGCTGTGGCCGCTCGCGCTCCCGTTCCTGCTGCTCGTGCGTTCGCGCGGCATCCGGATCGGCGTGCTCGCCGCACTCGCCGCCGCATCCGCTGCCGCGATGATCGTGCTCGCGCCGGGGACCGGCGACCCCACCCGGGTGTACTTCGGCACGGACACGCACGCGTTCGGACTGCTGCTCGGGGCCGCGCTCGCCGTGTTCCGCGAGCTGTGGCCGGCACCGCCCGCGTGGTCGCTGCGGTTGCGGTTCTGGGCGTCGACGCTCGCGCTCGGCTCGCTCGCCGGTCTCGTGGTGCTCGCGCTCACGATGACCGAGGACGCGCCGTGGACCTACCGCGGCGGGCTCGCGCTCGTCGCGCTGCTGTCCGCCGGCGTCATCGCGGGGGGCGTGGTGCCGGGCTCGTGGCTCGGCCGCGCACTCGATGCGCCGCCGTTGCGCTGGGTCGGCGAGCGCT carries:
- the glmM gene encoding phosphoglucosamine mutase produces the protein MPRLFGTDGVRGLANRDLTADLALGLAQAAAVVLTRGRSAEARRAAGRRPTAVVARDPRISGEFLTAAVSAGLASSGVDVYDAGVIPTPAAAFLVADFGADFGVMISASHNPAPDNGIKFFAIGGRKLPDEVEDRIEQALGADHLTPIGGDVGRIARFADAEDRYVVHLLGTLPHRLDGLHVVLDCANGAASAISPQVFTDAGARVTLIGADPDGVNINDGVGSTHLDQLAAAVLEHGADVGIAHDGDADRCLAVDAQGRVVDGDQIMAILAVSMAERGRLNDRTLVATVMSNLGLKRAMADNGITMLETKVGDRYVLETLTEQNLSLGGEQSGHVIMTDFATTGDGILTGLHLVAEMARTGKTLAELASIMTVFPQVLINVRDVNHHALGDSDGVAAAVREAEAELGDTGRVLLRPSGTEPMVRVMVEAADEATAQRIAERLADAVREHLAR
- the rpsI gene encoding 30S ribosomal protein S9; translation: MAKIADSITDDALSNYSTETPADSAPRTPRAVLNVPGAAVGRRKEAIARVRLVPGAGTFQVNGRTLEEYFPNKLHQQLINDPFKVLDLLGSYDVIARITGGGPSGQAGALRLAIARALNEIDRENNRAALKKAGFLTRDARVIERKKAGLKKARKASQFSKR
- the rplM gene encoding 50S ribosomal protein L13, which produces MTRTFSPTPADIQRNWIVIDATDVVLGRLASHVAAILRGKHKPTFAPHMDMGDFVIIVNAGKVALTGSKHEKKMAYRHSGYPGGLTATSYTELLEKHPTRAVEKAVRGMLPKNSLGRAQIKKLKVYAGAEHPHAAQQPTTYTFDQVAQ
- the truA gene encoding tRNA pseudouridine(38-40) synthase TruA, coding for MESGTVRLRLDIAYDGTGFSGWTRQPSLRTVQGELEAALATVFRRHGPALTLTVAGRTDAGVHATGQVAHLDLTPEQLASLDRPGRGKTRPDEARGPAALARRLNGIAGLSSDLYVSRVAPAPPGFDARFSAIWRRYVYRVADVAAERNPLLQNHTLWYPARLDVERMHAAAEALIGLHDWAAFCKPREGATTIRSLQRFAWRRDATGVLLAEVEADAFCHSMVRALVGASIAVGEDKLDAERLVAVRDGLARTSEFKVAPAKGLTLVEVGYPDDAALAERAEQTRALRTLPQLTDPLPMD
- a CDS encoding ATP-dependent DNA ligase, producing MITPVPLPLDPMLAKSVPALPDGEGFSFEPKWDGFRAIVYFDGTDVEIGSRGSKTLTRYFPELVRALAEQLPGACVLDGEVVVRSGERGAERLDWEALSQRIHPAETRIRLLAEQTPASFIAFDLLAVGEDSWLDRPFGERRAELERVVAQAEAPVHLTRTTTDAEVAGRWFVEFEGAGLDGVVAKRLDGVYAPGKRTMLKIKHARTADVVVTGYRVHKSGVGVGSLLVGLYGDDGVLRNVGGISAFTDKRRKELVDELEPLVELDENGDRVTGEGERNRFSSSKDTSFVVLRPERVVEVRYDQMEGDRFRHTVQFERWRPDRDARSCGFEQLEVPVAYDLEDVLR
- the ligD gene encoding non-homologous end-joining DNA ligase, with product MASDAVTLTVGTREVRISSPGRVLWPEVGITKLELAEYLAAVGDAFVAANGDRPVALQRFPDGVDGEQFFSKNPPRGVPEWVRTTVVTFPSKRTHPMLVIDEAAAAVWMAQMNTVVFHPWPSRASDSDHPDQLRIDLDPQPGRGYRDAVAAAPVLREVLREAGLEAFVKTSGNRGLHVFAPIEPTHDYIDVRHAVIAAARELERRMPDQVTTAWWKEERGERVFVDFNQAARDRTIAGAYSPRPLAAATVSCPLAWDELDESDPERYTVRTVPDRLRAIGDPWAGLNDTRGDIDVLLEWWDRDVAAGQGEMPYPPDYPKMPGEPMRVQPSRARNKD
- a CDS encoding acyltransferase family protein, with the protein product MTPHDRSPSAARDLPVAAPGSMDPAAGPSRIGRLAGLDGLRALAVTGVLLFHLFPALLPGGFLGVDVFFVISGFLITTLLVREHTASGRRGIDAASLARFWVRRARRLLPALAVVVLVSGAVALLIGGDSLLGLGWQIVGAATFSYNWLALADGTSYFEQGTPELFRILWSLAVEEQFYLLWPLALPFLLLVRSRGIRIGVLAALAAASAAAMIVLAPGTGDPTRVYFGTDTHAFGLLLGAALAVFRELWPAPPAWSLRLRFWASTLALGSLAGLVVLALTMTEDAPWTYRGGLALVALLSAGVIAGGVVPGSWLGRALDAPPLRWVGERSYGIYLWHWPVFVLLDDALADSGWSSWVIGCAATVLAVGAAAASYRWVELPVRRLGFRGAAARSVAAFRGSRAGAIRGSAVVAATLAAVLLTAVAVAHDPGRGEAEQQIAAGRDALDSAAETPDEPAPLPGGDQITAVGDSVMLAVAPALQEAFPGIAVDAVVSRQMRQAPELLQAMEDAGTLRPIVVLGLGTNGSFERDTVERVLDIIGDRQLVLVNVQAPRGWTDGNNALLARIAQERRTVDLCNWQAAIAPHLDLLAKDHIHADGPGGGEVYVEALTASLQRLAEVPPMLRTNDYGLAPRPS